The proteins below come from a single Serratia fonticola genomic window:
- a CDS encoding carboxymuconolactone decarboxylase family protein — protein sequence MIKQRLQYAELSPAPYKAMVSALGGLEKGPLDKAIIELMFMRVSQINGCAFCLDMHGKALRAGGASHAKLDTLAGWRVSHEFSEAERAALEWAEAVTLIAATGAPDSAFDALKAHFSDAEISDLTFAISIMNAFNRLAVSMRQ from the coding sequence ATGATCAAGCAACGTTTGCAGTACGCCGAACTGTCACCGGCCCCTTATAAAGCCATGGTGAGCGCATTGGGCGGGTTAGAAAAAGGCCCGCTGGATAAAGCGATCATTGAGCTGATGTTTATGCGCGTTTCGCAGATCAACGGCTGCGCTTTCTGCCTGGATATGCACGGCAAGGCGCTGCGTGCAGGGGGAGCGAGCCACGCCAAGCTGGATACGCTGGCCGGCTGGCGCGTCAGCCATGAATTCAGCGAGGCAGAACGTGCCGCGTTGGAATGGGCCGAAGCGGTCACCCTGATTGCGGCAACCGGCGCACCGGACAGCGCCTTTGACGCCCTGAAAGCCCATTTCAGCGATGCCGAAATCAGCGACCTGACCTTTGCCATCAGCATTATGAACGCCTTTAACCGCCTGGCAGTCAGCATGCGGCAGTAA